A single genomic interval of Musa acuminata AAA Group cultivar baxijiao chromosome BXJ3-4, Cavendish_Baxijiao_AAA, whole genome shotgun sequence harbors:
- the LOC135634562 gene encoding heat stress transcription factor B-2b-like — protein MGHPAEAPSAAEESVPPPPPHEGQRAIPTPFLTKTYQLVDDPYFDDVISWNEDGSTFVVWQPAEFARDVLPKNFKHNNFSSFVRQLNTYGFRKIASDRWEFANECFRRGEKGLLCDIHRRKLSPTAIPSAAPANRVMSSETSGDEQVRSTTSSPSGFQPEPAAVVAWASPGSSGGASELAEENNRLRRENKQLSQELGQMKSLCTNIMQLMAKYALFRKNGAAATTAVSGGGGASAAPPLEAGGSSGERGSTRLFGVSIGFKRNRGEDGGVASTSAAVMGDDGMVPVLGRSASG, from the exons ATGGGCCACCCGGCAGAAGCACCGTCGGCGGCGGAGGAGTCCgttcctccgccaccgccgcACGAGGGACAGCGGGCGATCCCGACGCCGTTCCTGACGAAGACGTACCAGCTGGTGGACGACCCGTACTTCGACGACGTGATCTCGTGGAACGAGGACGGCTCCACGTTCGTCGTCTGGCAGCCGGCCGAGTTCGCTCGCGACGTCCTCCCCAAAAACTTCAAGCACAACAACTTCTCCAGCTTCGTCCGCCAGCTCAACACCTAC GGCTTCCGAAAGATCGCATCGGATCGGTGGGAATTTGCCAACGAGTGCTTCCGCCGCGGCGAGAAGGGGCTCCTCTGCGACATCCACCGCCGGAAATTGTCGCCGACGGCGATCCCTTCGGCCGCCCCTGCGAACCGGGTTATGTCGTCGGAAACTTCGGGAGATGAGCAGGTACGATCCACGACCTCCTCCCCCAGCGGCTTTCAGCCGGAGCCAGCGGCGGTGGTGGCGTGGGCgtcgccgggaagcagcggcggggcCTCGGAGCTGGCAGAGGAGAACAACCGTCTGCGACGGGAGAACAAACAGCTCTCGCAGGAGCTCGGCCAGATGAAGAGCCTCTGTACCAACATCATGCAGCTAATGGCCAAATACGCCCTATTCCGGAAGAACGGCGCGGCAGCGACGACCGCCGTCAGCGGCGGTGGAGGAGCGTCAGCGGCTCCGCCTCTGGAGGCGGGTGGCAGTTCCGGAGAGCGGGGGAGCACGAGGCTCTTCGGCGTCTCGATCGGGTTCAAGCGGAACCGCGGAGAAGACGGTGGCGTGGCATCGACATCCGCGGCCGTGATGGGGGACGACGGAATGGTTCCGGTGCTGGGCCGTTCGGCGAGCGGATAG